GCAACGCATGATGCCGCCGAAGATGTTGACGAGGATCGCCTTCAGATTCGGGTTCTTCAGCATCAGCTTGAAGGCTTCGGTGACCTTCTCGGTCGTCGCGCCGCCGCCGACGTCGAGGAAGTTCGCCGGCTCGCCGCCGAACAGCTTGATGGTGTCCATCGTCGCCATGGCCAGGCCCGCGCCGTTCACGAGACAGCCGATGTTGCCGTCGAGCGAGATGTACGCGAGGTCGAACTTCGACGCTTCGACTTCAGCCGGATCTTCTTCGTCCAGGTCGCGATACGCGACGATTTCCGGATGACGGAAGAGCGCGTTGGCGTCGAAGTTGAACTTGGCGTCGAGCGCGATCACCTTGCCGTCGCCGGTCACGATCAGCGGGTTGATTTCCGCGAGCGATGCGTCGGTTTCGTAGAACGCCTTGTAGAGGCCTTGCAGGATGGCGCGCGCTTGCGGGATCGATGCGTCCGGGATGCCGATCTTGCGCGCGAGGTCGTCCGCGTCCTTGTCTTGCAGACCGGTCGACGGCTCGACGGCGAACTTGTGCAGCAGTTCCGGCGTCTTTTCCGCGACTTCTTCGATGTCCATGCCGCCTTCGCTCGACGCCATGACGACGATCTTCTGCGAAACACGGTCGAGCACGAGGCCCACGTACAGTTCCTTCTTGATGTCCGCGCCTTCTTCGATCAGGAGGCGGTTCACCTTCTGGCCTTCCGGACCGGTCTGGTGCGTGACGAGCTGCATGCCGAGGATCTGGTTCGCGTATTCGCGGACCTGCTCGATCGACTTCGCGACCTTCACGCCGCCGCCCTTACCGCGGCCGCCCGCGTGAATCTGCGCTTTGACGACCCAGACCGGGCCGCCCAGCTCTTCCGCGGCCTTGACCGCATCATCCACCGAGAACACGGGTTTGCCGCGCGGGACCGCGACGCCGAATTTCCGCAGGATTTCCTTACCCTGGTACTCGTGAATCTTCATGCGTGATTCCTTCAGTCTGAGAGTTGGAGTGAACTTCTGATTCGAATTGCTTGAACCGCTGATTGTTTGATGCTTGTCCGGTTGACCGAAGCGTTCCGCGTCGGGAACGCGAGCGTGTCAGGTGTCCGGCTTTTCGCGTTCCGCTTGGCCACGGTCTTGCGCCGGCGATGGCTCATGACCGAACCAGCGCGGATAGTATTCGCGAACGGCGGGGCCATCGAAGCGCAGCGCGTGGCAGCGGCCGAGTTGAAACGGCGGCTGGACGGAAGTCGACTCCGTTCCGGTTTGCGCGAAAGGACTGCCGCTCTCGATAGACCACACTTCGCCGGAGAATGCCTGGATAGCGGCGGTCGGCAACACGGCGCACAACTCGGTGAGATGCGTGCAGCCCGCCGTTCCGCGCAGGCGCGCGCCGGCTTCGCGACGAAAATTCTTGAGCAGATTGAGCCCGATGAGCGCCCGATACGCGGAATTCGACTCGGCGCACAACGCCGCATACGGCGCCCACTCCGACGAAGCCTCGGCGTCGACGATGGTGAGCTTGCGGTCGATGGTGATGCGCAGCCAGAGTTCATGGATCGGCAGGCCTTGCGGCCGGACGCCCGCCGCGAGCGGAAAGTCGCGGGGCTTGTCATCGGTTAGACAGGCTTCGATGTCCCACAGGCCGTCTTCCCGCTCGAACGCTTCCAGCCGAATCGCGCGACGATGGCGCAACTGTCGGGAAACGGGCGGAGAAAGAGGCATGGGGCTGAAGCCGGAACGGGGAAACCGTTGAATTTTAGCATAGCGAGTATTTCGGGCCGTGCATGCGCCTGATGATTGGCGGATGCCGGCGCATGGCCTGCCGCGTGGGGCGCAAGGTACGTCACTCGTCGCTTGGTTCGTCGATCCAGTCTTCTTCGCCGCCCTTCAGAATTTTTCCGATGGTGCTCGCCGAGAAACCGCGCGCCGCCAGAAAGCGCGCCTGTTTCGCGCGCTCCGCTGGCGTCTCCGGCACAACGCCGTACTTCCTCTCCCAGACCGCGTAAGCGCGTGCGGTTTCGGTTTGCGCGAGCTTGTCCGCCGTCTCGCCGATGAGCGCCTCTCCCACCGCGTGCCGCTTCAATTCATTAATGATCCGGCTGCCGCCCATGCGCGCCGCCCGCCGATGGACGACGCTTTCCACGAAGCGCTCGTTGGAGAGCCAGCCGTCGCGCTCCAGGCTGTCCAGCGTGCCTTCGAGAGAATCGGCTTCCTGCACGTACGGACGCAGCTTGCGCGACAGTTCGGCGCGACTGTGTTCGCGACGCGAAAGGTAAGCCAATGCGCGGCCCTTCAGCGAGCGTTGAGGCCGTTTTGAATTCTTCGCGTCCGGTGCCTTGCGCGGTCGTTCGGTCGAACGGCTGTACGCCGAGTCTGGTTGTGGCTCTGGCGCCGCGGCGGGCGCACATTGTTCGAATGGCTCGAACGGGTCGGCGTCTTCGAAGGAATTCGAGAAAGGATCTGTGCTGTCGTCCAATATGCGCGCTTCGACCGGCGGCTTCGGCGGCACGTTGAGCTTTTGGACGGATTGCGTCGCGGCGTGTGCCAGAAGCGAGCGTGCCTGTTCAAGACGAGCAGCGCGGTCGAGTCGTTGCGTCGGCAATGCCGGATGGGCGTTGCGTGCTGGCTCGACTGGACCCGGTTCGCGTTTGGCGCGCGCGGTCTTTCGCGATTTCGCATCTGAGCGAGGCGAGTCGGCTTTCTCAAGTGCTTCGGGTGCGGCCGAACGCTCGCGTGGGTCCGGCCATTCCTTGGCCGTATCAGAAACACCGCGCGACGGCGCAAATCGCTTTGCGCCGTCGCGTGGCATGGTACTTCGGGTGGACCAGCGTGACTTGCTCGATGCCTCGCGCCGTTCGCTGCTGCGCTCGTAATGGTCGATGCCATCGGCGTGATCCGCGTGATCGGCGCTCTCGCCGTGCGCATCGACGCTATGCGCAGCAAATTCGGAAGCAGCATCGCTTGCCGCCGCTTCACCGGATTCGGCCGCGCCGTCGGACCGACCGGCGCGGTCCCGCCGAACATCGGCGTTACCAGCCTTCAATCCGAACCGGCGCTTGAACATCGACCGTGCGGCGCGACGCTTATTCGTCGTCCGCTACTGCCGCGCCCGCAGCGACACCATCTGCCAGCGCCGCGACACCGAGCGATTCGCGGATCTTATTTTCGATCTCGCGTGCAATGTCCGGATTTTCGCGCAGGAACTCCCGCGCGTTGTCCTTGCCCTGACCGATGCGATCGCCGTTATAGCTGTACCACGCGCCCGCCTTGTCGACGAGCTTGGCCTGCACGCCCAGGTCGATGATTTCGCCCTGCCGTGAAATGCCTTCGCCGTACAGAATGTCGAAGATGGCTTCGCGGAACGGCGGCGACACCTTGTTCTTCACGACCTTCACGCGCGTTTCGTTGCCGATGACTTCGTCGTTCTTCTTGATGGACCCGATACGGCGAATGTCCAGACGCACCGACGAGTAGAACTTCAGCGCGTTACCGCCGGTGGTGGTTTCCGGGTTGCCGAACATCACGCCGATCTTCATGCGGATCTGGTTAATGAAGATGACGAGACAGTTCGTGCGCTTGATGGTGCCGGTGAGCTTGCGCAGCGCCTGCGACATCAGACGGGCTTGAAGACCCGGCAGCGAGTCGCCCATTTCGCCTTCGATTTCCGCCTTCGGCACGAGCGCCGCGACGGAGTCGATCACGATCATGTCGATGGAACCCGAGCGCACCAGCGCGTCGGCGATTTCCAGCGCCTGCTCGCCCGTGTCCGGCTGCGAGATCAGCAGTTCCTGCACGTTCACGCCGAGCTTTTGCGCGTATTGCACGTCGAGCGCGTGTTCCGCGTCGATGAACGCCGCCGTGCCGCCGATCTTCTGCATCTCGGCGATCACCTGCAGCGTGAGCGTGGTCTTGCCCGACGATTCCGGACCGTAGATTTCAACGACGCGGCCGCGCGGCAAGCCGCCCACGCCGAGCGCGATGTCCAATCCGAGCGAGCCGGTGGACACGACTTGAATGTCCTCAACCGCCTCACCCGCGCCGAGCCGCATGATCGACCCTTTGCCGAATTGCTTTTCGATCTGCGAGAGCGCAGCGGCCAGGGCCTTGCTCTTTTCCGCAGTCATGCCAGCCGGGCCTTTCTTGCTTTCTTCCATGAATCGTCCTTTGCTATGATGAACGGCGTCTGAGGCTTGTGCGCGCGGGCTCGAATGCGGCATTCGCATACTCTTGCCCGCTTTTCGCACAGATTCAGACACTGTATAAAAAAACAGTAGTTTTTGCAAGCCCGATTGCGGCGGCGTGGCATTTTCCACGTCGCCCGAACCGCGCAAAACCGCACAACACCCTGGAGACCGCCGCGCCGGGCGAAATGCGGTGCCGGCAATGCTGCGCTACCGCGCATCTGGCGCACATACGATGCGAATCCTCATTGCCGAAGACGACAGCATACTCGCGGACGGCCTCGTCCGATCACTCCGCCAATCGGGATACGCCGTCGACCATGTGAAGCATGGCGTCGAGGCGGACACCGCGCTGACGCTCCAGCCGTTCGACCTGCTGATTCTCGATCTCGGCCTGCCGCTCATGCCCGGTCTCGAAGTGCTGCGCAGGCTGCGCGCGCGCAATTCGCAGATGCCCGTGCTGATCCTCACCGCCGCCGACAGCGTCGACGAGCGCGTGAAGGGCCTCGATCTCGGCGCCGACGATTACATGGCCAAGCCCTTCGCGCTGAACGAACTCGAAGCGCGCGTGCGGGCGCTCACGCGGCGCGGCGCGGGCGGCGGGCCGACAGTCGTACGGCACGGGGCGCTCTCCTTCGATCAGGTGGGACGCATCGCGCATATTGGCGATCAGGTGATCGACTTGTCGGCGCGCGAGCTCGGCGTGCTCGAAGTGCTGCTCCAGCGCATCGGGCGGCTGGTGTCGAAGGAACAGCTCGTCAATCACCTGTGCGAGTGGGGCGAAGAAGTCAGTAACAACGCGATCGAGGTCTACGTCCACCGGCTGCGCAAGAAGATCGAGCCGAGCGGCGCGCGCATCATCACCGTGCGCGGGCTTGGGTACACGCTCGAAAAAGCGTCGAACGGCGCGTCGGCAAGCGCGCCGATGCCGCCGAGCCATCACTAAGCCGGGCCGCGCATGGCCTCGCCGGTTTCCAGCGAACGCGCAGACGAGCCGGCGCGCACGCCTCATCCCGCCACCGCGGCCACCGCCGATTCGGACACGCTGCGCGACGCGCGCTATGCCAACCCGTTTGCGCCGCCCGACGAATTGGAACCGGACGGCGGGACACATCCGCGCTCGCTCTTCGGCGAGATTCTCGACTGGATGCTCGCGCCGCTTCTGCTGCTCTGGCCGATGAGCATCGCCGTGACCTATCTCGTCGCGAAATCCATCGCGAACGGGCCGTTCGACCGCGCGCTCGAAGCCGACGCCTACGTCATCGCGCGCCAGATTCAGCCGGTCAACGGCGTCGCGGAACTGCGCCTGCCCGATGCGACGCGCGATTTCCTGCGCGCCGACAACGTCGACAGCGTATTCTTTCAGGTGCTCGGCACGCGCGGCGAACTGGTCGGCGGCGACCGCGACATGCCCTTGCCGCACGAAGACGACCGGCCGCAGCCTGGCATCGTCGAGTTCCGGGACGACGTGCTGCGCGGCAACGACATTCGCGTCGCCTACACGACAGTGGACCTTCCCGGACTCGACGCCGGGAACGCGCAGCCGGTGCTCGTGCAGGTGGCCGAAACGCTCGACAAGCGCAGCCAGCTCGCCAACGACATCATCAAGGGCGTGATCCTGCCGCAGTTCGTGATTCTGCCGCTCGCCATCGTGCTCGTCTGGTTCGGGCTGTCGCGCGGGCTCGCGCCGCTGCATGCGCTGCAATCGAATATCCGCGCCCGCCGCCCCGACGACCTCTCGCCCCTCGAAGCCGGCCGCGCGCCGCCCGAAATCGCGCCGCTCGTCGCCTCGTTCAACGATCTGCTCACGCGGCTCGAACAGAACATGGAGTTCCAGAAGCGCTTTATCGCCGATGCCGCGCATCAGATGAAAACGCCGCTCGCCGGCCTGCGCATGCAGGCGGAACTGGCGCTTCGGCAGGACGTATCGAACGAAGTGCAGCGTTCGCTCGAACAAATCGCGACGAGTTCCGAGCACGCGGCGCGGCTCGTCACGCAACTGCTCGCGCTCGCTCGCGCCGAAAATCGCGCGAACGGGCAGATCTTCTCGCACGTCGAACTGACGGATCTCGCGCGCCTCGCCGTGCGCGACTGGGTGCAGGCGGCGCTTGCGAAGCGCATGGACATCGGCTACGAGGAGCCGCCGTTTCCGGTCGAAGTGGAAGGCAATGCGGTGATGCTGCGCGAGATGCTTTCGAATCTGATCGATAACGCCATCCGCTACACGCCGGCCGGCGGGCGCATCACCGTTCGCGTGCGGGCCGACGCAACGAATCTCGATCTCGTGCATCTCGAAGTGGAAGACACGGGCCTCGGCATTCCGCCGGCTGAACGGGAGCGCGTCGTGGAGCGGTTCTATCGAATTCTCGGCCGCGAAGGCGACGGAAGCGGCCTTGGCCTTGCCATCGTCAAGGAGATCGCGACGATTCACGGCGGCACGCTCGCCATCGAGGATCACGTCTTTCAGGACGCGCCGAGACTCGCCGGGACGCTGGTCCGCGTCAGCTTGCAGCGGGTTTATCCTGCCCGGGACAAACCCTGATCGCTTACTCGAGAGCGCGCCGATGAATCAGCGCGGTTCGCGCAGTTTGTTCGCCGATCTCAGCCGGATGTTGACAAGTTAGCCGAACTTCGTCGGTCCGCGCACACCAAGAGCCCGAATTGCCCGAGTCAGAACGCCGTAAGTTTTCGTTCCAATAATCCTTGCACCGGCGCCGCGCTCGCGGCCCGACGGAATCGGGAATCAGACGGAAAACCTAAGGAGACGATTCATGGCAACGGTCGAAGGGCGCATTTCCCACGCGCCGATGACGAACGAGGAGCGGAAGGTCATCTTCGCCTCGTCGCTCGGCACCGTGTTCGAGTGGTACGACTTTTATCTCGCGGGCTCGCTCGCCATCTACATCAGCAAGACGTTCTTCTCGGGCGTCAATCCGACAGCGGGCTTCATCTTCACCCTGCTCGGCTTCGCGGCGGGTTTCGCGGTGCGTCCGTTCGGCGCGATCGTGTTCGGGCGGCTCGGCGACATGGTCGGGCGCAAGTACACGTTTCTCGTGACCATCGTCATCATGGGTCTCTCGACGTTCCTGATCGGCTTTTTGCCCGGCTACGCGACCATCGGCATCGCCGCGCCGATCATCTTCATCGCGATGCGTCTCTTGCAGGGTCTCGCGCTCGGCGGCGAATACGGCGGCGCCGCGACCTACGTGGCCGAACACGCGCCCGCCAACAAGCGCGGCGCGTGGACCGCGTGGATTCAGACGACCGCGACGCTCGGTCTCTTCATCTCGTTGATCGTGATTCTGGCCGTGCGCACGGCGACCGGCGAAGAGCAGTTCGGCGCGTGGGCGTGGCGCGTGCCCTTCCTCGTGTCGATCCTGCTGCTCGCAGTGTCGGTCTGGATTCGCATGAAGCTGCACGAATCGCCGGTGTTCGAGCGGATCAAGTCCGAGGGCAAGACGTCGAAGGCGCCGCTCACGGAAGCGTTCGGCCAGTGGAAAAACCTGAAGATCGTGTTGCTCGCGCTCTTCGGGCTGACGGCGGGCCAGGCGGTCGTGTGGTACACGGGCCAGTTCTACTCACTCTTTTTCCTCACGCAGACGCTGAAGGTCGACGGCACCAGCGCGAACATCATGGTGGCGGTGGCGCTTCTGATCGGCACGCCGTTTTTCGTGTTCTTCGGTTCGCTCTCGGATCGCATCGGGCGCAAGCCGATCATCATGGCGGGTTGCCTGATCGCGGCGTTGACCTTCTTCCCGCTCTTCAAGGCGCTCGCACACTACACGAATCCGACGCTCGAGGCCGCGACGCAGAAGTCGCCGATCAGCGTGATCGCGAATCCGGACGAGTGCTCGTTCCAGTTCAATCCGGTGGGTACGTCGAAGTTCACTTCGTCGTGCGATATCGCGAAGAGCGCGCTGTCGAAGGCCGGCCTCAATTATGAGAATGTTGCCGCGCCCGCCGGCACGCTGGCGCAGATCAAGGTCGGCGAGACGGTGGTGAACACGTACGACGGCAAGGCCACCGACGCTAAGGCGCAAGGCGCGGCGTTCGACAAGACGCTCGCCGGCACGTTGAAGAGCGCGGGCTATCCGGCGAAGGCCGACCCGGCGCTCATCAACTGGCCGATGGCGATCGTGATCCTGACCATCCTCGTGATCTTCGTGACGATGGTCTACGGCCCGATCGCGGCGATGCTCGTCGAGATGTTCCCGGCGCGGATTCGCTATACGTCGATGTCGCTGCCGTATCACATCGGCAACGGCTGGTTCGGTGGCTTTCTGCCCGCGACGGCCTTCGCCATCGTGGCGGCGCGCGGCGATATCTACTCGGGGCTGTGGTATCCGGTGGTGATCGCGCTCGCGACGTTCGTGATCGGCATGTTGTTCGTGAAGGACACGCGCAAATCGAACGTGTACCACGAGGATTAATGGCGCGCGTTTCATCGGCCCCGCTGCCGTGTCACGAAAAACGCGCGGCAGGGGTTGACAGGCGTTTCATGCGCCGCCATAATCTCGGCTTCTTTCGGCGAATTAGCTCAGTTGGTTAGAGCGACGGAATCATAATCCGCAGGTCCGGGGTTCGAGTCCCTGATTCGCCACCAGCTTCAAGAAAAAGCCGCTGTTCCGCAAGGACAGCGGCTTTTTTGTTGCCTGCGTCCGTGCACGTGCAACCTCACTTCAGGGCTTCGATGCCGCTTCAGTGCGCGCCCGTGCCGGTTGCGTCTCTCGAACTTCTCCTTCCTTGACACGCCTTGAGTCTTCAATGCGACGATGCTTCGGAACGCCAATGCGTTCAACGTCTCGCACGCCTATTTCGTTCGTCCGCACCGGGTTTCCATCGCTAGCACTCACGTCGTCAAGACATTGCCGACAGCAAACGGCACGCGCCCTACCGGTCACCGCTTTTCGGGACGCTCTGCCAAAGTTGAAACCCCGGTAAGCGGATCATTGACCTGATGCTGCTGAAGTGCGCTTCATACTCGACGCGTTTCGCCGTGGCCACGGCTCGTCCGCACCGTTGACGACGCTGCGCCGGCACATGCTCTTCGTCGAGCAATCAGGTCCGCTCGGTCACGCTGGCGATCACACTCGCCTGCTTAAGCGCGGCCAAGTAAAGCTCACCGCCCGCGAAGCAGTTCCCGCCGCCGCTCGCCAGTCGACAATCGGCGACGCCGCGCACGGTCGACTATGCAAAGCCTCGCCCTGTCCTCGACTCGACGCCGCATGTCACGCGCGCAAGCGTGCGGTCACGGCGCGCGCAGACGGCGACGTTCGCCGCCACGAGCTCGCGCCCTATACCGGTTGATCTGGCACGAAATGTTATCGAACGTACATTCATACAATTCGCCAGACGCGATACTCTTCTTGCGCACGGGGGATGTTGCAGGGCGCAAGGAGAGACCACAAATGACGGGCGG
This Caballeronia sp. LZ062 DNA region includes the following protein-coding sequences:
- the recX gene encoding recombination regulator RecX; its protein translation is MFKRRFGLKAGNADVRRDRAGRSDGAAESGEAAASDAASEFAAHSVDAHGESADHADHADGIDHYERSSERREASSKSRWSTRSTMPRDGAKRFAPSRGVSDTAKEWPDPRERSAAPEALEKADSPRSDAKSRKTARAKREPGPVEPARNAHPALPTQRLDRAARLEQARSLLAHAATQSVQKLNVPPKPPVEARILDDSTDPFSNSFEDADPFEPFEQCAPAAAPEPQPDSAYSRSTERPRKAPDAKNSKRPQRSLKGRALAYLSRREHSRAELSRKLRPYVQEADSLEGTLDSLERDGWLSNERFVESVVHRRAARMGGSRIINELKRHAVGEALIGETADKLAQTETARAYAVWERKYGVVPETPAERAKQARFLAARGFSASTIGKILKGGEEDWIDEPSDE
- a CDS encoding DUF2889 domain-containing protein, which encodes MPLSPPVSRQLRHRRAIRLEAFEREDGLWDIEACLTDDKPRDFPLAAGVRPQGLPIHELWLRITIDRKLTIVDAEASSEWAPYAALCAESNSAYRALIGLNLLKNFRREAGARLRGTAGCTHLTELCAVLPTAAIQAFSGEVWSIESGSPFAQTGTESTSVQPPFQLGRCHALRFDGPAVREYYPRWFGHEPSPAQDRGQAEREKPDT
- a CDS encoding response regulator transcription factor, with amino-acid sequence MRILIAEDDSILADGLVRSLRQSGYAVDHVKHGVEADTALTLQPFDLLILDLGLPLMPGLEVLRRLRARNSQMPVLILTAADSVDERVKGLDLGADDYMAKPFALNELEARVRALTRRGAGGGPTVVRHGALSFDQVGRIAHIGDQVIDLSARELGVLEVLLQRIGRLVSKEQLVNHLCEWGEEVSNNAIEVYVHRLRKKIEPSGARIITVRGLGYTLEKASNGASASAPMPPSHH
- a CDS encoding MFS transporter, with translation MATVEGRISHAPMTNEERKVIFASSLGTVFEWYDFYLAGSLAIYISKTFFSGVNPTAGFIFTLLGFAAGFAVRPFGAIVFGRLGDMVGRKYTFLVTIVIMGLSTFLIGFLPGYATIGIAAPIIFIAMRLLQGLALGGEYGGAATYVAEHAPANKRGAWTAWIQTTATLGLFISLIVILAVRTATGEEQFGAWAWRVPFLVSILLLAVSVWIRMKLHESPVFERIKSEGKTSKAPLTEAFGQWKNLKIVLLALFGLTAGQAVVWYTGQFYSLFFLTQTLKVDGTSANIMVAVALLIGTPFFVFFGSLSDRIGRKPIIMAGCLIAALTFFPLFKALAHYTNPTLEAATQKSPISVIANPDECSFQFNPVGTSKFTSSCDIAKSALSKAGLNYENVAAPAGTLAQIKVGETVVNTYDGKATDAKAQGAAFDKTLAGTLKSAGYPAKADPALINWPMAIVILTILVIFVTMVYGPIAAMLVEMFPARIRYTSMSLPYHIGNGWFGGFLPATAFAIVAARGDIYSGLWYPVVIALATFVIGMLFVKDTRKSNVYHED
- the sucC gene encoding ADP-forming succinate--CoA ligase subunit beta, producing the protein MKIHEYQGKEILRKFGVAVPRGKPVFSVDDAVKAAEELGGPVWVVKAQIHAGGRGKGGGVKVAKSIEQVREYANQILGMQLVTHQTGPEGQKVNRLLIEEGADIKKELYVGLVLDRVSQKIVVMASSEGGMDIEEVAEKTPELLHKFAVEPSTGLQDKDADDLARKIGIPDASIPQARAILQGLYKAFYETDASLAEINPLIVTGDGKVIALDAKFNFDANALFRHPEIVAYRDLDEEDPAEVEASKFDLAYISLDGNIGCLVNGAGLAMATMDTIKLFGGEPANFLDVGGGATTEKVTEAFKLMLKNPNLKAILVNIFGGIMRCDVIAEGVIAASKAVDLKVPLVVRMKGTNEDLGKKMLAESGLPIISADSMEEAAQKVVAAAEGK
- a CDS encoding sensor histidine kinase N-terminal domain-containing protein, whose translation is MASPVSSERADEPARTPHPATAATADSDTLRDARYANPFAPPDELEPDGGTHPRSLFGEILDWMLAPLLLLWPMSIAVTYLVAKSIANGPFDRALEADAYVIARQIQPVNGVAELRLPDATRDFLRADNVDSVFFQVLGTRGELVGGDRDMPLPHEDDRPQPGIVEFRDDVLRGNDIRVAYTTVDLPGLDAGNAQPVLVQVAETLDKRSQLANDIIKGVILPQFVILPLAIVLVWFGLSRGLAPLHALQSNIRARRPDDLSPLEAGRAPPEIAPLVASFNDLLTRLEQNMEFQKRFIADAAHQMKTPLAGLRMQAELALRQDVSNEVQRSLEQIATSSEHAARLVTQLLALARAENRANGQIFSHVELTDLARLAVRDWVQAALAKRMDIGYEEPPFPVEVEGNAVMLREMLSNLIDNAIRYTPAGGRITVRVRADATNLDLVHLEVEDTGLGIPPAERERVVERFYRILGREGDGSGLGLAIVKEIATIHGGTLAIEDHVFQDAPRLAGTLVRVSLQRVYPARDKP
- the recA gene encoding recombinase RecA; its protein translation is MEESKKGPAGMTAEKSKALAAALSQIEKQFGKGSIMRLGAGEAVEDIQVVSTGSLGLDIALGVGGLPRGRVVEIYGPESSGKTTLTLQVIAEMQKIGGTAAFIDAEHALDVQYAQKLGVNVQELLISQPDTGEQALEIADALVRSGSIDMIVIDSVAALVPKAEIEGEMGDSLPGLQARLMSQALRKLTGTIKRTNCLVIFINQIRMKIGVMFGNPETTTGGNALKFYSSVRLDIRRIGSIKKNDEVIGNETRVKVVKNKVSPPFREAIFDILYGEGISRQGEIIDLGVQAKLVDKAGAWYSYNGDRIGQGKDNAREFLRENPDIAREIENKIRESLGVAALADGVAAGAAVADDE